The Erpetoichthys calabaricus chromosome 13, fErpCal1.3, whole genome shotgun sequence genome has a window encoding:
- the LOC114663977 gene encoding C-C chemokine receptor type 4-like has protein sequence MMNSTEPDSSTTEFDYSDLESYIPCNKSDVKSFSAWFLPVLYSLVFLVGLLGNGLVVCVLLLYKKLRSMTDVYLLNLAISDLLFITSLPFWSHYAAHDTWIFGSFLCKVVTGFYLTGFYASIFFITIMSIDRFMAIVFAVNAMKLRSKSHSVGISIFLWVLSLCASTPSMVFRKLKYQSLQPKCEDEFLEHQTGWNLLINFQFNILGLLLPLTIMGYCYTRILLTLMKCRNYKKERAVKLIFVVVLVFFVFWIPYNIVIFLRSLQKFGFFLDCTWSKNLDYAMQWVETLGLTHCCLNPLIYALAGQEFKKSVFRMLNRCLTKCNWCNNCKVRTFEVSESGSSTYSKSSGEMNITRLL, from the coding sequence ATGATGAACAGTACTGAACCTGATTCTTCTACCACCGAATTTGATTACAGTGACTTAGAGTCATATATCCCATGCAATAAGTCAGATGTCAAATCTTTCTCTGCCTGGTTCCTCCCCGTCCTGTACAGTTTGGTGTTCCTGGTGGGTCTCCTCGGCAATGGCCTAGTGGTCTGCGTATTGCTGCTGTACAAAAAGCTGCGCTCGATGACTGATGTGTATCTGCTGAACCTTGCCATTTCTGACTTGCTCTTTATCACTTCACTTCCTTTTTGGTCACACTATGCCGCTCATGACACTTGGATCTTTGGGAGCTTTCTATGCAAAGTTGTCACCGGCTTTTATCTAACCGGCTTCTATGCGAGCATCTTTTTCATCACCATCATGAGCATCGACAGGTTTATGGCAATAGTGTTTGCTGTGAATGCCATGAAGTTGAGATCCAAATCCCACAGCGTGGGCATCAGCATTTTCTTGTGGGTACTGAGCCTCTGCGCCTCAACTCCTTCAATGGTGTTCCGTAAATTGAAATATCAATCACTTCAGCCAAAGTGTGAAGATGAATTTCTTGAGCATCAGACTGGCTGGAACCTTCTGATTAACTTCCAGTTCAACATCTTGGGCCTGCTCCTTCCACTGACCATCATGGGTTACTGTTATACCAGAATCCTTTTGACATTAATGAAATGCAGAAATTACAAAAAGGAGAGAGCGGTCAAGCTAATTTTCGTTGTTGTCCTTGTTTTTTTCGTCTTCTGGATTCCATACAATATTGTCATTTTTCTGCGTTCATTACAAAAGTTTGGCTTCTTCCTGGACTGCACATGGAGCAAAAACCTCGACTATGCCATGCAGTGGGTGGAGACCCTGGGTCTGACCCACTGCTGCCTCAACCCGCTCATCTATGCCTTAGCTGGACAGGAGTTCAAGAAGTCGGTCTTCAGGATGCTGAACAGATGCTTGACCAAATGCAACTGGTGCAACAATTGCAAAGTCCGAACATTCGAAGTATCCGAAAGTGGAAGTTCCACCTATTCTAAGTCAAGCGGAGAGATGAACATCACTCGATTGTTATAA